In Gimesia chilikensis, one DNA window encodes the following:
- a CDS encoding ECF-type sigma factor — protein sequence MQDITHILQALEAGDLAATDQLLPVVYAELQRLARQKLAHEAPGQTLTATALVHEAYLRLVGQSAEQEWDHRGHFFAAAAESMRRILIENARRKKRLKHGGDHERVDLPEISAPALEQPDDLLALDEALTLFAEEDPQKAELVKLRYFAGLSEQEAADVLGISRATAARHWAYSRAWLYHQMRGDTDQLV from the coding sequence ATGCAGGATATCACACACATCTTACAGGCCCTGGAAGCAGGAGACCTGGCAGCCACAGATCAATTGCTGCCTGTCGTCTATGCTGAACTCCAGCGACTGGCACGACAGAAGCTCGCGCACGAAGCACCCGGACAGACCTTAACCGCAACCGCGCTGGTCCATGAAGCCTACCTGCGTCTGGTCGGACAGTCCGCGGAACAGGAGTGGGATCACCGGGGCCATTTCTTCGCAGCAGCGGCTGAGTCGATGCGGCGGATATTAATCGAAAATGCGCGACGCAAAAAACGCCTCAAGCACGGCGGCGACCACGAGCGTGTCGATCTCCCTGAAATCTCAGCTCCGGCCCTCGAACAACCCGATGATCTGCTGGCCCTCGATGAAGCGCTGACGCTCTTCGCCGAAGAGGACCCGCAGAAGGCAGAGCTCGTGAAGCTCCGCTATTTCGCCGGTCTCAGCGAACAGGAAGCGGCGGATGTGCTGGGCATCTCCCGGGCTACCGCGGCCCGGCACTGGGCTTATTCGCGTGCCTGGCTCTATCACCAGATGCGGGGCGATACTGATCAACTCGTTTAA
- a CDS encoding twin-arginine translocation signal domain-containing protein — MPASNQTRRDFLKTTAAGTTAALFGAPAIHADSKTDSRIVLGTGDYQYEVTHDWARLPSKFTWQTTHNVAIDRDGFVYVIHEGRADQKDHPSIFVFDPKGKFVRAFGNQFQGGGHGLEVRQEGNEQFLYVTGYQHLKTFAKLDLKGETVWQKYAPMVSGFYASGEATRPEKVWGRDRFLPTNFAFHPDGGFFLADGYGAYQIHRFSKDDKWLSAFGGQGKEDGKFNLPHGLWIDDRPGREASVVVADRANARLQWFTLDGKHLETMTGFILPANLDTYNDLLLVPDLASRITLLDGKNKVIAHLGQDPDWAKAMKSAKPRMRETPEKWQAGRFVHPHDACFDQDGNIFVAEWVATGRISKLKHLG, encoded by the coding sequence ATGCCAGCTTCAAATCAGACACGTCGCGACTTTCTTAAAACCACCGCAGCCGGTACGACGGCTGCTTTGTTCGGAGCCCCTGCAATTCACGCCGATTCCAAAACGGATTCGCGGATCGTACTTGGTACGGGCGATTACCAATATGAGGTGACCCACGACTGGGCCAGGCTCCCTTCGAAATTCACCTGGCAGACCACACATAACGTCGCCATCGACAGGGATGGCTTCGTCTACGTGATCCATGAAGGACGGGCGGACCAGAAAGATCATCCTTCCATCTTCGTGTTTGACCCCAAAGGGAAATTCGTGCGTGCGTTCGGTAACCAGTTCCAGGGGGGCGGGCATGGACTGGAAGTCCGCCAGGAAGGGAATGAACAGTTTCTGTACGTGACCGGGTATCAGCATCTGAAAACCTTTGCCAAGCTCGATCTCAAGGGGGAAACGGTCTGGCAGAAATACGCACCGATGGTGTCGGGGTTTTATGCTTCCGGGGAAGCAACGCGTCCCGAGAAGGTCTGGGGCCGGGACCGATTTCTGCCGACGAATTTTGCGTTCCATCCGGATGGGGGCTTCTTCCTGGCCGATGGATACGGGGCGTACCAGATTCATCGCTTCAGTAAAGACGATAAATGGCTGTCCGCATTTGGGGGACAGGGAAAAGAGGACGGTAAGTTCAATCTGCCCCACGGCCTGTGGATAGATGATCGGCCGGGCCGCGAGGCTTCCGTGGTCGTCGCGGATCGGGCGAACGCACGTCTGCAATGGTTCACGCTGGATGGCAAACACCTGGAAACGATGACCGGCTTCATTCTGCCTGCGAATCTCGATACCTACAATGATCTGCTGCTGGTACCCGACCTGGCGTCCCGTATTACGCTGCTGGATGGCAAGAATAAAGTCATCGCACACCTGGGACAGGATCCGGACTGGGCCAAAGCGATGAAGAGTGCCAAGCCACGAATGCGGGAGACTCCCGAGAAATGGCAGGCGGGTCGCTTCGTGCATCCACATGATGCCTGTTTTGATCAGGACGGCAACATCTTCGTTGCAGAATGGGTGGCCACTGGCCGGATCAGTAAACTGAAACACCTTGGATAG
- a CDS encoding arylsulfatase, with product MVHPRSLRYLTVCLSLLALLFSAGAVEAAKRPNIILIMCDDMGFSDIGCYGGEVDTPHLNQLAREGMRFTQFYNNAKCTTTRASILTGLYPRFGKGGHLRQNMVTLGEAMKVAGYQTGLSGKWHLMKTKGYAKSKVTGGWLDRYDKTTHPYFRGFDSYYGVLDGCCNFFDPTISDPPYKKAGIRSFGQDDKAVTEFKDGYYTTDAFTDHTLGMIRNYSQNEQPFFIHLCYTAPHYPLHAKPEDIRKYVGKFKMGWNQLRKNRWERLQELGIAGENWSLSEGDSRSYDWETANQDFEDLRMAVYAAMIDCMDQNIGRIKETLKETGQLDNTLIVFLSDNGGCSEEPGGRDPNVRHPGPKDDYVAVGPAWGWAQNSPFRRYKSWVHEGGISTPCIAWWPGKVPANSINRSPAHIIDLLPTFLEVAQTEYPESYQGHELLPLEGTSMLSLLAGEQKTLHDSLAWYWSGNRALRQGPWKLVWDKGVKQWELYDISADRCETNNLADQHPERVQQMAQDWFTWANKVELNIKAK from the coding sequence ATGGTCCATCCGCGCTCCCTTCGTTATCTCACCGTCTGTCTGTCGCTGCTGGCACTCTTGTTTTCTGCCGGCGCAGTCGAGGCCGCCAAACGACCGAATATCATTCTGATCATGTGCGACGACATGGGCTTTTCGGATATCGGCTGTTACGGAGGCGAAGTCGATACGCCTCATCTGAACCAGCTCGCCCGGGAAGGCATGCGGTTCACACAGTTTTATAACAACGCCAAATGCACCACGACCCGCGCCTCGATTCTGACCGGCCTCTATCCTCGCTTCGGTAAAGGGGGACACCTCAGGCAGAACATGGTCACGCTGGGCGAAGCGATGAAAGTCGCCGGCTACCAGACCGGCCTGAGCGGCAAATGGCACCTGATGAAGACCAAAGGTTACGCCAAGAGCAAAGTCACGGGAGGCTGGCTCGACCGCTACGACAAAACGACGCATCCCTATTTCCGTGGCTTCGACTCGTATTACGGCGTGCTTGATGGCTGTTGTAATTTTTTCGACCCGACCATCTCCGACCCGCCGTATAAAAAAGCGGGGATCCGCAGTTTCGGTCAGGATGACAAAGCGGTCACCGAATTCAAAGACGGCTATTACACCACCGATGCCTTCACCGACCACACCCTGGGCATGATTCGCAACTATAGTCAGAATGAGCAACCGTTCTTTATTCACCTCTGTTACACCGCGCCCCACTACCCTCTGCACGCCAAACCAGAAGACATCCGAAAGTACGTCGGAAAATTCAAAATGGGCTGGAACCAGCTGCGTAAGAACCGCTGGGAACGTCTGCAGGAACTCGGCATTGCCGGCGAGAACTGGTCGCTTTCCGAGGGTGACAGTCGCAGCTATGACTGGGAGACTGCGAACCAGGATTTCGAAGATCTGCGGATGGCCGTCTATGCCGCGATGATCGACTGCATGGATCAGAACATCGGCCGCATCAAGGAGACACTGAAGGAAACCGGACAACTCGACAATACACTGATCGTGTTCCTTTCCGATAACGGCGGCTGCAGTGAAGAACCGGGAGGACGCGATCCCAACGTCCGACATCCCGGCCCGAAAGACGATTACGTAGCCGTCGGTCCCGCCTGGGGCTGGGCTCAGAATTCCCCCTTCCGCAGATATAAGTCCTGGGTTCACGAAGGGGGCATCTCCACTCCCTGTATCGCCTGGTGGCCCGGCAAAGTCCCCGCGAACAGCATCAATCGCAGCCCCGCGCATATCATCGATCTTCTGCCCACCTTTCTGGAAGTCGCTCAGACCGAGTACCCCGAGTCTTACCAGGGACACGAACTGCTTCCCCTGGAAGGCACCAGTATGCTCAGCCTGCTCGCAGGGGAGCAGAAAACACTGCACGATTCGCTGGCCTGGTACTGGTCCGGCAACCGCGCACTCAGACAGGGACCCTGGAAGCTGGTCTGGGACAAAGGCGTCAAGCAATGGGAACTCTACGACATCAGTGCCGACCGCTGCGAAACCAACAACCTCGCGGATCAGCACCCCGAACGCGTCCAGCAGATGGCACAAGACTGGTTCACCTGGGCCAACAAAGTGGAGTTGAACATCAAGGCAAAATAG
- a CDS encoding serine/threonine-protein kinase, translating to MSDPAADNPEPEPTRENVNPQSVEGLFLAALEKKTPAERAQFLDETCGADLEQRRRVEALLLAYDDAGSFLEKSPVGSGTAEPLSLDFLTPSDDPNLLGTLGDYQVQEVIGQGGMGIVFRALDPKLNRIVAIKVMSPLLAVNPNARKRFLREAQAAAAVSHPHIVTIHAVDEATLPYLVMEYVVGQSLQEKLDKVGSLKVTEILRIGNQIAEGLAAAHKQGLIHRDIKPANILLENGVERVKITDFGLARAVDDVTITRTGEVSGTPQYMSPEQASGDRVDQRSDLFSLGAVMYAMCTGRSPFRASNLAAVVRRVCDDTPRPIQEVNEDIPEWLIEIIECLLEKQPEHRIQTAAEIAELLGTHLARLQHPGYTPEARPPRATRPAPREKIEDPQAPQSVETVADLEPELRHKTPGNLVGGMLLAVGVGIFLAFSLMRTGSQLEEVHLLDKVVKVSGTLVAIMVFSTIIYLVRGTEGRRLPATTWFLCLASLNLTLFLSFVLTLMVRTKVPLLNVEPDMYQVLLASLIALIGVSGFAVYQLWRFYQSLEPGQFNAMQQRDAWLFTIMGIGIWVLLVLWNWAEATGFIPAMMSISKDWQMVPVIVLAVLGGLCLSVGFWLDQNLKKRLGLSAEDALEIPETVMTSQGKRGSQFDRIVVGVGAVLLVLPLLIWLFGISTGLHFTYSVSEMVLVSSLFFVPVGLLVMICGAQNLVEPDSRAEKVLDGLFLLACLFAGPVGILLYIARYLKRRDARAAGTTEQQPAPDGDPFVQEQRRSNKRVIIGVLVGSLLLLSSILVVQIWRHLNPTEQGFILNWGLNLLVVSVMLIAAYFIRRKGAAAAKRNPWVFMEWVTILVACLMLLSLFLPTLRNPANEKVILEYSGTTPISNVVVEADRYYQVQSWPYELIVEPGVQYIKVSFTASGQLVKFKKKIDKQPGEPLLVDLTSQILAMTRNLQKPTPAAPEPRGPGAILISGQTPFLRAGIFTIYSSDAAGMGMGGMEMGGGDMSGMGMSGEFRSPGPLGFAERFFTLEPMTHEVPAGKYTIRVASTLAGWEGEYSTPQYDLKEVEVKPGEIVSVTIKPDYRKLAENHPDWSRGGLFKFHWAKTNRYSLKIYTLSLPQALVVQQLLQAYADGKPDVAESALLKVAAENNKSEPPKTLAAIFNNGQHPAWNSLIIPGKTTGTWRLIEQQLNQPVQSMGGGGLGGGFGSRVTNPFGGGTFENNRTQSQQQAFPGHKSGTQSSLFQQPVQAPKPRAARTPYKTVVLFGKDPGMSIDLAPLKADSGTRIMKRVQRGASTFEVTPGEYAVTVSTQLVGWATNGRSARYVDSEVNVNTDQSVEKTLHYDFKKLAANHRDWAADEHFYFHWPNPKQGVGMEFDFSAQQAKVVQELLQAFADGKPDVPETTLLKIFGNVIELDKPSSSQLKSLEDIFSDIKQPDWKQLIVPGQSEKTWRLVDPEFQQRQQAKSQTTEKSSEPVGGGVK from the coding sequence ATGTCTGATCCTGCTGCTGACAATCCGGAACCGGAACCCACGCGCGAGAATGTGAACCCGCAGTCGGTTGAGGGCCTCTTCCTGGCGGCACTCGAAAAGAAGACCCCGGCAGAACGTGCCCAGTTTCTGGATGAAACCTGCGGCGCAGATCTCGAACAACGTCGTCGCGTGGAAGCATTGCTCCTGGCCTACGACGATGCGGGCAGCTTCCTGGAGAAGTCCCCTGTCGGTTCCGGCACAGCAGAGCCTTTGTCACTCGATTTTCTTACCCCTTCCGACGACCCGAACCTGTTAGGGACCCTGGGAGACTACCAGGTTCAGGAAGTCATCGGGCAGGGGGGGATGGGCATCGTCTTTCGGGCCCTGGATCCCAAACTCAATCGGATCGTCGCCATCAAGGTGATGTCCCCCCTCCTGGCCGTTAATCCCAATGCCCGCAAACGCTTCCTCAGAGAAGCGCAGGCCGCCGCTGCAGTTAGTCATCCGCACATCGTCACTATTCATGCCGTCGACGAAGCGACGCTCCCTTACCTGGTGATGGAATACGTGGTCGGGCAGTCGCTCCAGGAAAAACTGGACAAAGTCGGCTCGCTCAAAGTCACCGAAATACTCCGCATTGGCAATCAGATCGCCGAGGGGCTCGCCGCCGCTCACAAACAGGGATTGATTCACCGCGATATCAAACCCGCAAACATACTTCTGGAAAATGGGGTGGAACGGGTCAAGATTACCGATTTCGGTCTGGCCCGCGCCGTCGATGATGTCACGATCACGAGAACGGGCGAAGTCTCAGGCACGCCGCAGTACATGTCCCCCGAGCAGGCCTCGGGCGACCGCGTCGATCAACGCAGCGATCTCTTCAGCCTGGGCGCGGTCATGTATGCCATGTGTACCGGTCGCTCTCCCTTCCGGGCCAGTAACCTGGCCGCCGTCGTCCGTCGCGTCTGTGATGACACACCCCGACCGATTCAGGAAGTCAACGAAGACATCCCCGAGTGGTTGATCGAAATCATCGAATGCCTGCTGGAAAAGCAGCCCGAACATCGCATTCAGACCGCAGCCGAAATCGCCGAACTGCTGGGCACCCATCTCGCCCGCCTGCAGCATCCAGGATACACACCCGAGGCCCGCCCGCCCCGCGCAACACGACCCGCGCCACGAGAAAAGATCGAAGACCCTCAGGCACCACAGTCCGTGGAAACAGTCGCGGACCTGGAACCTGAGCTCAGGCATAAGACTCCCGGCAATCTGGTCGGGGGGATGCTGCTGGCAGTCGGTGTCGGAATCTTCCTGGCCTTTTCGCTGATGAGAACCGGTTCGCAACTTGAGGAAGTCCATTTGCTGGACAAAGTCGTCAAAGTCTCCGGCACGCTGGTGGCGATCATGGTGTTCTCCACTATCATCTATCTGGTGCGGGGAACCGAAGGAAGGCGGCTTCCGGCGACGACCTGGTTTCTCTGTCTCGCCTCGCTGAATCTGACGCTCTTCCTGTCATTCGTGCTCACCCTGATGGTCCGCACGAAGGTCCCCTTGCTGAACGTGGAACCCGATATGTACCAGGTTCTGCTGGCTTCGCTGATCGCGCTGATCGGTGTCAGTGGATTCGCCGTCTATCAACTCTGGCGTTTTTACCAGTCACTGGAGCCCGGCCAGTTCAATGCGATGCAGCAACGCGATGCCTGGCTGTTTACCATCATGGGGATCGGAATCTGGGTGCTGCTGGTGCTCTGGAACTGGGCTGAGGCGACGGGATTCATTCCTGCAATGATGTCGATCTCCAAGGACTGGCAGATGGTTCCGGTAATTGTACTCGCTGTGCTGGGAGGACTCTGCCTCAGCGTCGGTTTCTGGCTTGATCAGAACCTCAAAAAACGACTGGGACTTTCGGCAGAGGATGCGTTGGAAATCCCCGAAACGGTCATGACCTCGCAGGGAAAACGGGGATCGCAGTTCGACCGGATTGTGGTCGGCGTCGGTGCCGTCCTGCTGGTCCTGCCCCTGCTGATCTGGCTCTTTGGCATCTCTACCGGACTGCATTTTACCTACAGTGTATCGGAGATGGTCCTGGTCTCATCCCTGTTTTTTGTGCCCGTCGGGCTACTGGTCATGATCTGTGGGGCACAGAATCTGGTCGAACCGGACTCGCGTGCGGAAAAAGTGCTGGATGGTCTGTTTCTGCTGGCCTGTCTGTTTGCCGGTCCGGTTGGAATTCTACTCTACATTGCCCGCTATCTGAAACGGCGCGATGCACGTGCGGCAGGAACAACTGAGCAACAGCCTGCCCCCGACGGTGACCCGTTTGTCCAGGAGCAACGGCGCTCCAATAAGCGGGTCATCATCGGCGTGCTGGTCGGCAGCCTCCTGCTGTTAAGCTCGATTCTGGTGGTACAGATCTGGCGACACCTGAATCCGACCGAACAGGGCTTTATCTTGAACTGGGGGCTGAATCTGCTCGTGGTCTCGGTGATGCTCATCGCTGCTTACTTTATTCGTCGTAAAGGAGCTGCCGCAGCGAAAAGGAATCCGTGGGTCTTCATGGAATGGGTGACGATCCTGGTGGCCTGCCTGATGCTGCTCAGCCTCTTTCTGCCGACACTGAGGAATCCGGCTAATGAGAAGGTCATTCTAGAATACAGTGGGACAACTCCCATCAGCAATGTAGTTGTAGAAGCCGACCGCTATTATCAGGTTCAATCCTGGCCTTATGAACTGATTGTGGAACCGGGCGTGCAATATATTAAAGTCAGTTTCACCGCCTCGGGACAACTCGTCAAATTCAAGAAAAAGATCGACAAACAGCCGGGAGAACCCTTACTGGTTGACCTGACAAGTCAGATTCTCGCGATGACGCGCAATTTACAGAAACCGACACCAGCAGCACCAGAGCCCCGCGGCCCGGGAGCCATTCTCATCAGCGGGCAGACACCGTTTCTTCGCGCCGGTATCTTTACCATATATTCATCGGACGCGGCAGGTATGGGGATGGGCGGTATGGAGATGGGCGGTGGGGATATGTCGGGCATGGGCATGTCTGGTGAGTTCAGATCTCCAGGGCCTCTCGGCTTTGCCGAACGGTTCTTCACCCTGGAGCCCATGACACATGAAGTGCCCGCAGGCAAATATACGATCCGGGTCGCTAGCACGCTGGCGGGCTGGGAAGGGGAATACAGTACACCCCAGTACGATCTTAAAGAAGTCGAAGTCAAACCGGGCGAAATCGTCTCGGTCACAATCAAGCCGGATTACAGGAAACTGGCCGAAAACCACCCCGACTGGTCCCGAGGAGGGCTCTTCAAGTTTCACTGGGCGAAAACGAACCGCTACAGTCTCAAGATCTATACGCTCTCTCTACCCCAGGCCCTGGTCGTGCAGCAACTGTTACAGGCCTACGCAGACGGGAAACCGGATGTCGCTGAGTCGGCTCTGCTGAAGGTCGCCGCGGAGAACAATAAGTCGGAACCGCCTAAGACGCTGGCAGCGATCTTCAACAACGGACAGCACCCCGCCTGGAATTCGCTGATCATTCCCGGCAAGACCACAGGGACCTGGCGGCTGATAGAACAGCAGTTGAACCAGCCTGTTCAGTCGATGGGCGGTGGTGGCTTGGGTGGAGGATTCGGTAGCAGAGTCACAAACCCGTTCGGCGGAGGCACATTCGAAAACAATCGCACCCAGTCTCAACAGCAGGCGTTTCCCGGACATAAATCGGGAACTCAGTCCTCACTCTTTCAACAACCAGTCCAGGCGCCAAAGCCACGTGCCGCGCGAACTCCGTACAAAACGGTCGTCCTCTTTGGCAAAGACCCGGGTATGAGTATCGATCTGGCCCCACTCAAGGCCGATTCCGGCACGCGGATTATGAAACGCGTGCAACGCGGCGCGAGTACCTTCGAAGTAACGCCAGGTGAGTACGCTGTCACGGTCAGCACGCAACTCGTCGGCTGGGCCACCAATGGACGGTCTGCACGCTATGTTGACTCAGAGGTGAATGTGAACACTGATCAATCGGTCGAGAAAACGCTGCACTACGACTTCAAAAAGCTGGCCGCGAATCATCGTGACTGGGCCGCTGACGAGCACTTCTACTTCCACTGGCCGAATCCCAAGCAGGGCGTCGGTATGGAATTCGATTTTTCAGCGCAGCAGGCAAAAGTAGTCCAGGAACTGTTACAAGCATTCGCAGACGGCAAGCCCGATGTTCCGGAAACAACTCTCCTTAAGATCTTCGGAAATGTCATCGAGTTGGATAAGCCGTCCAGCAGCCAGTTAAAGTCACTGGAAGATATTTTCTCCGATATCAAGCAGCCTGACTGGAAACAGCTGATCGTTCCGGGCCAGTCAGAGAAAACCTGGCGGCTCGTTGACCCCGAATTTCAGCAGCGACAACAGGCAAAGTCACAAACGACTGAAAAAAGCAGCGAGCCTGTGGGAGGGGGAGTGAAATGA
- a CDS encoding alpha-ketoglutarate-dependent dioxygenase AlkB, whose amino-acid sequence MSSTISEVAGFQLKENYLSEAEEAALITWIDQQPWDTTLRRRVQHYGYRYDYTARDIDAALFLGALPGPLGELAKRLTDEGYLKTEPDQLIINEYEPGQGIAAHVDCVPCFGPQIASISLGSHVGMDFISLADQTKISQTLTARSLLVFSDTARYKWKHGIAARKSDLIDGKRVPRARRISLTFRLVKKD is encoded by the coding sequence ATGTCGAGCACAATCAGCGAAGTCGCAGGCTTTCAATTAAAAGAAAACTATCTCTCAGAAGCGGAAGAGGCAGCGTTGATCACCTGGATCGATCAGCAGCCCTGGGATACCACGCTCCGGAGGCGGGTCCAGCATTACGGTTATCGCTACGATTATACCGCCCGAGATATCGACGCAGCCCTCTTTCTGGGAGCACTTCCCGGTCCCTTGGGCGAACTCGCAAAACGCCTGACCGATGAAGGATATCTGAAAACAGAGCCCGACCAACTGATCATCAATGAATACGAACCTGGCCAGGGAATCGCCGCGCACGTAGACTGCGTTCCCTGCTTCGGCCCACAGATTGCCAGCATCAGCCTGGGTTCGCATGTCGGCATGGATTTCATCAGCCTCGCCGACCAGACAAAGATCAGCCAGACATTGACGGCTCGCAGCCTGCTCGTTTTCAGCGATACCGCCCGCTATAAATGGAAGCACGGCATCGCCGCTCGCAAATCAGATCTGATCGACGGTAAACGCGTCCCCCGCGCACGTCGCATCTCGCTGACGTTCCGTCTGGTCAAGAAAGACTGA
- a CDS encoding polysaccharide deacetylase family protein, with product MRILLPLLCLLLFGSISPAAENGSALETKTVPKVLPKAGVILTFDDRNMNQWVKQIPLFQKYNARVTFFVDHFHTLTPQQIDALKQLKAAGHTIGCHGARHRKAVDYVREHGMARYLDDEIEPAVKRMTDAGFPPTCFAYPSSSRNAEIDQALLKTFRHLRGGTGLPAGQRMRDLKAIYVPVDQIADRGCLIGTGIDYAGTEKRPDYLVEIKDAMDHAKQRGEIVVFYAHNISDKGPGHHLQPRVLEAILAHAQQIGLATLTYDDLP from the coding sequence ATGCGAATTCTCCTTCCCCTGCTCTGCCTGCTGCTGTTTGGGTCGATTTCACCGGCGGCGGAGAATGGTTCTGCATTAGAAACGAAGACAGTCCCCAAGGTACTCCCTAAGGCAGGAGTGATTCTGACGTTTGACGACCGGAATATGAATCAGTGGGTCAAACAGATTCCGTTATTTCAGAAGTACAATGCGCGGGTGACCTTCTTTGTCGATCACTTTCATACATTGACGCCGCAGCAGATTGATGCGTTGAAACAGCTCAAAGCGGCCGGACATACGATTGGCTGTCACGGGGCCAGGCATCGCAAGGCGGTCGACTATGTGCGTGAGCATGGCATGGCGCGTTATCTCGACGATGAAATTGAACCGGCGGTGAAACGGATGACCGACGCCGGCTTTCCGCCGACCTGCTTTGCTTATCCCAGTAGTTCGCGGAATGCCGAGATTGATCAGGCCCTGCTGAAAACGTTTCGTCATTTGCGGGGCGGGACCGGGTTACCTGCGGGACAGCGGATGCGGGATCTGAAAGCGATATATGTGCCGGTTGATCAGATTGCCGACCGCGGTTGTCTGATCGGTACGGGCATCGATTACGCGGGGACGGAGAAGCGGCCCGATTACCTGGTGGAGATCAAAGACGCGATGGATCATGCTAAACAGCGGGGGGAGATTGTTGTCTTTTATGCGCACAACATCAGTGACAAGGGGCCCGGGCATCATCTGCAACCACGGGTTCTGGAGGCGATTCTGGCACATGCACAGCAGATCGGTTTGGCGACGCTGACTTATGATGATCTGCCTTGA